Genomic DNA from Candidatus Koribacter versatilis Ellin345:
CAATTGTGCCGCAGGGGCTAAAGCTCCCCTGTGATCTGGGAGCTCCGGTTCGGCAAGCTGAAGCTAACCGCTACCTCAAATCGAATGCCGGATTGCCGGGAATCACTGCGGATTTCAGCGGCAAGAGGTTGGTACTTCAAGTTTACAATATGGGCGCGATTTATGCGGCTTCGCGGCGGATTGAGTTACTTTCGATAGGAGAGAGAAAAGCGATGCGGATATACAATAGCGGCACTCTCATGAAGATCTCTCAAGTCGTTCTCGCGTCCTTTCTGCTTACCTGTTTCGTCGCATGCAATAAGCCCGCCGCGAACACTGCTGCGCCCGCCGCCGCCGCACAACCGGCGGTTGATCCGAACGCGACGATTCCGCCGAAATTTGTGAGCGGCGTGAATGCCCCGTTCCCCGACAACTTGTGGAACAAGCCGGGGACCGTGACCGTGGCTGCGACCGTGGGTACCGACGGCACCATCACCGAGACGAAGGTTGTGAGCAGTCCGCATCCGGAACTGAACGATTTGGCGACGAACGCGGTGAAGCAATGGAAGTTTGAGTCCGCGAAGAAGAATGGCCAAGCGGTGCCGTTCACGATTACCGTGAATTTGAAATTCGAGAAGCCAGCGCCGGGAACGAAGGTGCAGCAGATGCCCCCGGCGAAAGCACCGGC
This window encodes:
- a CDS encoding energy transducer TonB, which produces MKISQVVLASFLLTCFVACNKPAANTAAPAAAAQPAVDPNATIPPKFVSGVNAPFPDNLWNKPGTVTVAATVGTDGTITETKVVSSPHPELNDLATNAVKQWKFESAKKNGQAVPFTITVNLKFEKPAPGTKVQQMPPAKAPAASAEKKQK